In Candidatus Methylomirabilota bacterium, the genomic window GCGCTCGAACAGCACGCGATAGCGCGCCTCGGAATCACGCAGGGCCTCCTCGGCGCGCCGTAACCGCAAGAGCGCCCCGACCGTGGCCACGAGCACCGGCGGCTCTACCGGCTGGGTCAGGTAGCTGTCCGCCCCCGCGTCGAGGCTGCGCACTGTGTCCTGGCTGTGGACGAACGTGGCGGACACCTGGAGCACGAGGATCGTCGCGGTGTCGGGATTGCCCTTGAGCCGGCGGCACACCTCGTACCCGCTCATGTCGGGCAGCTTCACGTCGAGCACGATGAGGTCGGGCTTGCGCTCGAGGCAGAGGCGCAGCGCGTCCCCGGCGGTGGTCGCCTCGATGACGTCGTACCCCGCTTGCATGAGGACCCGGGAGACCGCGTACCGGTTCGCCGGTTCGTCGTCCACGGTGAGGATCAGTCCCGGCCGGGGCGCGCTCACGGCCGGAGCCCCGCCTTCATCCAGGTCTCCTGGAGCACGGCGAGCGCATCGTCGCTCGACGTCTGGTCCTTCGACAGCACCGCGACGGCCCGGCGCTCCAGCTCGCCCCGCTCGTCGGGCTCGAGCACCTTGGACGTCACCACCACGACCGGGATGTCCGCGCTCGCGGGGTCGTCCTTGAGCTGGATCAGGAGGTCGAGCCCCGACACGTCCGGCATCACCAGGTCGAGGAAGATGATGTCGGGGTGGCGGTCGCGCGCCGCACGCAGCCCGTCGACACCGTTGGGCATCTCCGTCACCCTGCATCGCACCTGGCTGAGCAGGCGCTTCAGCACGTACCGCGCCACGTCGTCGTCGTCGATGATAAGGGCTTCGGGCAGTCGCCGCCCGCCCGCCAGTCGCTCCAGCTCCCCCAGGAACCACTCACGAGTCACGGGTTTCAGCGCGTAGCCGTCCGCGCCCAGCGCCAGCGCCTTGCGCCGGTCGTCGACATTGCTCACCACCGCCACGGGAATCGCCTGGGTGGCCGGCTTGCTGCGCAGCTCGGCGAGGAAATTCCAGGCTTCCTCCCCGTCGAGCAGAATGTCGAGGATGATCGCCTCGGGCTCCTCCATGGCGAGGGCGCGACGCGCATCGCGCAGGCTGCGCGCCGGGACCATCCGGAACTCGGACTCCCGCAAGTAGCGAGCGTAGATGGTAAGCAGGCGGGGGTCGTTCTCGACCACGAGCACCGGACGCCCCAAGGGCGCCGCCTCTGCCGCCGCCTCGGCCTCGGCTTCGATGGAGACGGGCGCGGCGGCGAAGACGCAGGGAATCGTCGCGGTGAACGTGGAGCCGATACCGGGTTCGCTCACCAGGGTGATGCGCCCGCCCAGGAGATGGGTCAGCTTCCGCGCCAGCGGCAGGCCGAGCCCGGTGCCCTTCACACGGGCCTGAAGGGTATGCTCCACCTGGGCGAACTCCTCGAATATGCGCTCCTGATCCTCGGGCGCGATGCCGATGCCGGTGTCGGAGACCGCGAAGGCCACGGCGACGCCGCCGTCGGCGAGGGTGGCGCTCACCCGCACCTCGCCGCTCTCGGTGTACTTCAGCGCGTTCGAGATGAAGTTCCGCAAGATCTGGGAGACCTTGCCCTCATCGGTGTGGAGCGGCGGGATGCCGGCGGCGGGCTCGAAGACCAGGCGAAGCGACTCGTTCACGAGGAGCGGCCGCAGCATGCCGCGGAGCGCGCCGAACAGGCTCTCGACCTCGAACTCCACGGGCCGCACCGTCACCTTGCCCGCCTCCACCTTGGCGAGGTCGAGAAGATCGTTGACGAGCTCGGTCAGATCCCGCGCGCCCTGACGGATGAAGCCGACCTGCTTCTCCTGCTCGGGGGTGAGCGGACCGTCCATCCGCTCCAGCAGGAGGTGCGAGAGCGCGGTGATGGAGTTGAGCGGCGTCCGGAACTCGTGGCTCATGTTGGAGAGGAACCGCGACTTCAGCTCGTCGGCCCGGCGGAGGTGATCGGCCTTCTCGTCGAGCTCGGCGTAGAGTGCGACCACGCCGCGGTTGGTGTCCTCGAGCTCGCGATTGAGATACTCGAGCTGCTCCTTCCGGACGCGCAGCTCCTCGAGGGCCTGCAGCAGCTCCTGGTTCTGGCGCTGGATCTCCTCCAGGGGCCCGCGCGGTGCTTCGCGGGCGAGCTCC contains:
- a CDS encoding ATP-binding protein: MSARVLTVALKYEDDVVIARQRARQLARLLGFDTQDQTRIATAVSEIARNAFRYAGGGTVEFAVEGRTAPQLFETLVSDRGRGIADLASVLEGRYRSTTGMGLGIMGAKRLMDQFEIASAPGRGTQVLLRKLLPPGAPLAGPTEIAAMGRELAREAPRGPLEEIQRQNQELLQALEELRVRKEQLEYLNRELEDTNRGVVALYAELDEKADHLRRADELKSRFLSNMSHEFRTPLNSITALSHLLLERMDGPLTPEQEKQVGFIRQGARDLTELVNDLLDLAKVEAGKVTVRPVEFEVESLFGALRGMLRPLLVNESLRLVFEPAAGIPPLHTDEGKVSQILRNFISNALKYTESGEVRVSATLADGGVAVAFAVSDTGIGIAPEDQERIFEEFAQVEHTLQARVKGTGLGLPLARKLTHLLGGRITLVSEPGIGSTFTATIPCVFAAAPVSIEAEAEAAAEAAPLGRPVLVVENDPRLLTIYARYLRESEFRMVPARSLRDARRALAMEEPEAIILDILLDGEEAWNFLAELRSKPATQAIPVAVVSNVDDRRKALALGADGYALKPVTREWFLGELERLAGGRRLPEALIIDDDDVARYVLKRLLSQVRCRVTEMPNGVDGLRAARDRHPDIIFLDLVMPDVSGLDLLIQLKDDPASADIPVVVVTSKVLEPDERGELERRAVAVLSKDQTSSDDALAVLQETWMKAGLRP